The Coregonus clupeaformis isolate EN_2021a unplaced genomic scaffold, ASM2061545v1 scaf0470, whole genome shotgun sequence nucleotide sequence acacacacacacacacacagaaacacagagatgaacacacacacacacacacacacacacacacacacacacacacacacacacacacacacacagaaacacaaagatgaacacacacacacacaaacacacataaacacagagatgaacacacacacacagagaaacacagagagaacacacacacacacagagaaacacacagagaaacacacacagcccTACCTGCAGACCTCCAGCTCGTCATCGGAGCAGCCTTCGGGGGCGTTGCAGCCCCCATATCTCCGTGGCGACGGAGCGGACATGTCTCCAccccctgtccctgtctcctGGTAACTCTTAGTGatctgcccctctccctctccgtcctcAGCCAATGATGAGCTGCCGGCCTGGCTACGGAACTTAGACCCCGCCCCCTCCCTGCGCTGGGAGCTCcgccttctctcctcctttccctcccctcctccccctgatCGTCGGTTCTTCACTCCGGAACCATTCTCCAGTGGAACCTCCTTCCCCTCATCAGACCCTACAGACTGCagctccatcccctctcctccccctccccctcccccctccctctccctgccactcCCACTGCGACGCCGCCCCCTCCTGGCCTTCTCTCTGCTCCAGCTCCTGGCCTCCCGCCCCGCCTCCCCGTCAGACGACGAATCAGATTCAGGAGGGGCGGCGCTACGCTGGCGGGGgtgttcccctctcctctccctcctcctctcccctctcctctccctcctctctccgctGCGGTCAGAGCTGCGGTCACTGTGTTGGACCGGGTCATCATGTGCTGCGGTCGCTGGGCCGTCAGGGGCGGAGCAGGAGTCTCTCTTCCTGTTTGGTTTCTTCTTCTTCCTGGTTTGTCCCTGCTGGGAGGAGCCTAATACAGCGCTGCTCACCGTCATCACTGCTGTGTCGCAACCTTCCTCTACACGACACAGcggcactggcctacacacacacacacacatggagacacacagagacacacagagagacacacagagacacacacggagacacacagagacacacagagacacacagagagacacacagagacacacagagacacacacggagacacacagagacacacacggagacacacacagagacacacacagagacacacacggagacacacacagagacacacacggagacacacacagagacacacagagacacacagagacacacagagacacacacggagacacacacagagacacacggagacacacacggagacacacacagagacacacacggagacacacacagacacacacagacacacacacggagacacacacagagacacacacacgagacacacacacacacacagagacacacacagagacacacagagacacacacggagacacacacagagacacacggagacacacagagacacacagagacacacacggagacacacacagagacacacagagacacacagggagacacacagagacacacacggagacacacacagagacacacagagacacacagagacacacagagacacacacagagacacacggagacacacacggagacacacacagagacacacagagacacacacggagacacacacagagacacacacagagacacacacggagacacacacggagacacacacggagacacacacagagacacacagagacacacagagacacacacagagacacacacggagacacacacagagacacacacagagacacacagagacacacacggagacacacacggagacacacacggagacacacagaggcacacacggagacacacacggagacacacggagacacacagagacacacagagacacacacacagagacacacacagagacacacacggagacacacacggagacacacacagagacacacagattcacacacacggagacacacacggatacacacacagagacacacacggagacacacggagacacacacggagacacacacagagacacacagagacacacagagacacacacggagacacacacggagacacacacggagacacacacggagacacacacagagacacacacagagacacacacagagacacacacagagacacacacggagacacacagaggcacacacagagacacacacagagacacacggagacaaacggagacacacggagacaaacggagacacacggagacacacagagacacacagagacacacacacagagacacacacagagacacacacacagagacacacacagagacacacacagagacacacagagacacacagagacacacacggagacacacacggagacacacacggagacacacacggagacacacacggagacacacacagagacacacacagagacacacacagagacacacacagagacacacacagagacacacacggagacacacagaggcacacacagagacacacacagagacacacggagacaaacggagacacacggagacaaacggagacacacagagacacacagagacacacagagacacacacacagagacacacacagagacacacacagagacacacacacagagacacacacagagacacacacagagacacacacggagacacacacggagacacacacagagagacacacacacggatacacacacagagacacacacggagacacacacggagacacacacagagacacacacagagacacacacagagtcacacacagagacacacacagagacacacacggaaacacacacggagacacacaaggagacacacacggagacacacacggagatacacacggagacacacacagagataaacacggagacacacacagagtcacacacgGAGATaaacacggagacacacacagagtcacacacgGAGATaaacacggagacacacacggaAACACACACAAGGAGACACACAaggagacacacacggagacacacccggagacacacacggagacacacacagacacacacacggagacacacacggagacacacacggagacacacacggagacacacacaaggagacacacacagagacacacacacggagacacacacagagacacacacggagacacacacagagacacacacacagagacacacacggagacacacagagacacacacagagacacacatggagacacacggagacacacacagagacacacacagagacacacggatacacacggagatacacacagagataaacacggagacacacacggagacacacagagacacacacagggagacacacacagagacacacacacggagacacacacagagacacacacagggagacacacacagagacacacacacagagacacacacggagacacacagagacacacacagagacacacacggagacacacagagacacacacggagacacacagagacacacacatggagacacacacagagacacacacacggagacacacacagagacacacacagggagacacacacagagacacacacacggagacacacacagagacacacacagagacacacggatacacacggagacacacacggagatacacacagacacacacggagacacacacagagacacacacggagacacacacagagacacacacggagacacacacggagacacacacagagacacacacacggagacacacacagagacacacacacggagacacacacagagacacacacggagacacacacggagacacacacagagacacacacacacacggaaacacacacacggagacacacaaggagacacacacggagacacacacggagacacacacggagacacacacggacacacacacggagacacacacagagacacacacacacacggagacacacacaaggAGACACACAaggagacacacacggagacacacccggagacacacacggagatacacacagagacacacacggagacacacacagagacacacagagacacacacggagacacacagagacacacacacgagacacacacagagacacacacacggagacacacacagagacacacacagagacacacatggagacacacagagacacacacacggagacacacacagagacacacacggagacacac carries:
- the LOC121566220 gene encoding E3 ubiquitin-protein ligase MARCHF7-like isoform X2, producing the protein MPVQQISVVPAREMASNGRSAPRSKDKTESTKGPGRSSSRSSNILKASSSTTGLAPGSVSRTTSVTPSSQDIGRPVPLCRVEEGCDTAVMTVSSAVLGSSQQGQTRKKKKPNRKRDSCSAPDGPATAAHDDPVQHSDRSSDRSGERRERRGERRRERRGEHPRQRSAAPPESDSSSDGEAGREARSWSREKARRGRRRSGSGREREGGGGGGGEGMELQSVGSDEGKEVPLENGSGVKNRRSGGGGEGKEERRRSSQRREGAGSKFRSQAGSSSLAEDGEGEGQITKSYQETGTGGGDMSAPSPRRYGGCNAPEGCSDDELEVCRICHCEGDEECVLITPCHCTGSMRFVHQDCLNQWIKSSDTHCCELCQYNFIMEAHLKPLRKWEKLQMSTNERRKILCSVMFHLVAIGCVLWSVYVLVNRTLHEINLGRNNDDMWRI